TAATTAAAGGCCTCTCTATTTCAAAAGATGGAACTTATaagttataaaattatattagattttgtcactcagtactacgatTTGGTGGTATCTTCCCCATCTAGgagtgaaaggtcttaggttcaaatctcgtggatggtgaattcgatatcaaattaggctGCTCATTATGTGACTTAGCCAAACTCCCATttccttaatgtaaaaatatcgatgtagtaaaaaaaatattatattagaTTTTATATGTGGATGTAGTAGTGCAAGTTATAATATAACACAAATAGAgtcaattttaactttttaactGTAAATTTATACCCAAAATCAAATGACTATGCATATAAATCACCACGGCATGGCTTAATGTTTGGGAACGAATTCCAGACCGGTATTCTACACAACACACATTGTGTTCGATTCTTGACGCTATATGAATACACGATGGTGGCGAGAGAAATAATGAAATGCTTTTGTGAGCCTTTCTGACCCTCGATATGGTGTACTGTCATGGTGAAGCCATCATCTGATCcacttttttttggaaaatgagTTTGCATATAGCACCAAAGTCATAATTGACCTCATTTTTCAACGTATTAGAGAAGAATTACGCTTAATTAGAGCCAAATATAACTTTTGACTCCTAATTAAATGATATGTTTACATATAGTGTGacaattcaaaaaattaaacaactattctttaagatattactagcCTACAAACATGTAGGAGACCCTTTCGTgtaaaaatgaacaataccaaAAACTTTCATTAAAATTCTCTTTTAATAACTCCGCTACGCGCGACGTATTGATTTCAATCACAAGAGTTAAGCGTGACTTAATTTATTCGTCCACATACTACTGCTCTGCATGCACAAAGCTGAAATATTTTTGTGTGCGCGTATACACAATGCTGGCGATATTTTTCAAGTATGTGGCATTTGTTGAACGAAAAACACAAAGTAGGTCGTCTCCATGTGGTTGGGCGACTGGGTGCATGTGGTTGGGCCACTGGTCCATTGGTAGTTATTCACTTACTATATTCATATATTGGTCTTTtactttgtattttgttttgatacaaacgatatttttcattaattttatctACAGGCATATTTGTTAATTTGCttcctaaatttgtatggaATTGTCAACTCTTCctctaaactttaattttagccgattaccctttgaactttttaaattagccaattttccccttgaactttaattttagacAATTTCCCCTTTAACTTTTATAACTTGCTAGTTTCCCTTGCtttagattttaaaattttacatcCAATTTTCTTCTTGATCAAAGAAACAACACATGGCAACTATATGACggcaaaaatgatgaaaaattgaatgaaagttTTTAAAATCTAAAGCCAAGGGGggattggctatttataaaagttcgGGGGTAATTAGTTCAGGAGGAAAATTGGCAGCTGCATACAAATTTAGGTGGTAAATCGACAAATACCTCCTTATTTAAATTATGAGAAGAAGGACTCGAATTTAGGTGCAGAGTGCTAGGTTAACTCGAATAAATGCCTGATTTAAATAGAAATGCTCTAAATgctgttcgcgtcaggaatttccgtcgagAATGGTTCctgccgacgagcacacagctccccgggaggttggcgccggttgagggcagCTGTCGGGCTTCTATTTCATTATCGGGCTtggtcgggcaagtctcgtcgggcaagtcttGGTCGGGCAAaactcgtcgggcaaggctgaaagagaaggacaaagttaatttgaaaggtgcctttgtggggccttagttgtaggccttgaggctcacaatcaagattaactttgaggtgctcaggcgtgccactgccatctttagtatggcagatgtagaatggatgTCGCGTTTTCGTTGCAAATATGCATATACCCGAGCAACCGTGTTAGAtgtgacaggtgcctttgtggggccttagatataggccttgaggcttcctatcaaactaaaccagtgTTCGAACGCATCATATTTGGTCTCGTGATTGCAGGAGCCTtgtaactattatacttctgattacccgagtctgagaggtaggacgaacccaaataagtgcctttatggggccttaggtgtaggccttgaggcttcccattagagttcGTTCTAATACTCAAACATTCTAGATCGCAggacggaatgaatccaaataggtgccttcgtggggccttaggtgtaggccttaaggcttcccatcagaatccattccatgcttaaacgttctatgataatcataatataatagaaacaaaacaaagaggtaggtcgattacttgcgctcCAAGTAACTTCgaacttctcgtttatcaaggactgtcgtggatgggttaagtccacataaagttcttttttatgccttgaggccaaggacttttaactgacCAGATTTACacgcccgagggcttaggactttggatctggtttgaacactgaagatatattcaaatcggatccaagtactgagaaagctttTTAATAGCTatcttgctagaaataacttgcatataactggaagtatacaacatattactaGGATTTAAAgcatgaaaagacaaaaacaaaacaaagaaggtcgggcaaggttaaaccttattggttaaggctgatcgtcttgcaggttcctatctttgtagttttgtcaaaggtctgaaagcttagaaagAGAGGGAGGTAGAGAGGTACAAAAAGTGAATTGATACTACACCAAGTTTGGACAGGGTAgtagagctattacaaaggtttgaaGGAAAGGTTATTccgcgagggatgaaggcttgtcccgagaaGGAtaaaggcttgggctgactacagcttcgttttgaaagcaaatctggctttgagcagagtttttgcttgcatttgtttgtttgattaagTGTCCTTATTACtggcttctctttctccttttatagacaactcggtttggcctcttgtagcagcagccttgcccgaatgcggtttgagggtgatgactcatcagctattttacatgtgatgccaccataaagtactttatgggctgtgtagctggtcagtctataccacttggtccttgggtaggtaagcaagtggccTTCATGAACTGTATCAAGTCAAAAAATGCCATTTTTTGCTTTTCTAGGTTTCGGCCGGGCCCTGATCAACTATTCCTtcaggcctccttttgggccagctcctttcttgagcccaaagtcaagttttaatccaaacagtgcccccttcaattaatgTTAAGGTTGGAATCCCAGGCGCCATCATTGATTGAATATCCGCATGCATGTATCTCAACCTTTTGGAACTTGTGCTTTCTGTACGCCTTGCTCTTCTCACGACCTTTGAACTGTCCTCTGGGCCCTATAAATTCTAGCTCGGGACCTCTCCTGTCAAGCCATCAAATCCCCTTCGGCTTTCACTTCCCTCCTCTTTGAGCGTTCTTGTCTCCTTTTAGAAACTGAGAAATGGGTTCCTCAGGATTTGAATGGAGTTTCCTAAAACTCCCTTTTCGTGAGAAAAAAAGGGTTCACCCAATGActgctatctccaacacccttggtcaacCACCCCACTATCTCCAACACCCCTGGTCAGGCGGTTTCCTCTCGACGGTTTGTTTTCCCGCAAGTTGCGGTGATAAATCAGGCTTCACCATCACATATGGTGACAGTCCTGTCGGAGGGTCCTCTACCAGGCAcatgttggccgcacaacccgatcacccGATTGGGTTCCATTCATGAAGACATCGGGAAACCAGCTGAAGGCATCACCATATTCAGAGAGAATCAAATGTAATACGTAGGAATTGAATCCTTTGTTAATTTCACCAATTTGTCGACATGAAAGAAATATTATTTCAGCAATTTCTGTCTTCTGTCTTCTTTGAATGGTTGATGAACAAAGCACTGCATATGAAACTCCCGAAACCCGCTTTACTTTGCCCCATCTTCAATGtaacaatccctaacatcccataatgtaggacaatatttttttaagaatttaacattaatgggatgtttcTGCCCATTTCCTTCGAGGTCCGCTAGGTAGTATCCTCCTTTATTCAAAACTTGACTAACAATGAAATGACCctcccatgtcgggctccactTTCCAAAGCCCCGAAGCTGAGCTCCTAGCGGGAGGACTGTTTTCCATACTAAATCTCCCTCTTTGAAAGACTTTATCTTCACCTTCTTGTTATAAGTTCGGGCAACAgctttctttccttcttgaatctggttcaaggcttcaattcggACTACATCCAGGtcttcaattccttgacacatggctttgATGTATTCTTCACTATGTAGcccaaattggttttgaattcttaCAGAACTAACGTTAATCTCCATGGggagcactgcatcttgcccgaacgtcaaagcataaggagttgtccCCGTTTCTGCCTTCTTGGAAGTTATGTATGCCCATAACGTATTCCCCAGCCTCTCATGCCATTTTTCTGGACTATCTatcaccattcttttgataatgttGACCAGGATCTTGTTGCTAGCCTCTGCCTGACCATTTGATTAAGGATAGTACGGACTGGACTGgatcatttttattttgtacttgcttgcaaactcctcaacttcttttgaaataaaagatgacCCACGATCCGTTACTATAGTTTCAGGCACCCCATATCTATGCAGAATCTTGGACTCGATAAAATTCTTGACTACGgctgaagttatggattttactgccgatgcttccacccacttggtgaagtaatccgttgcTACAATTATAAAAGTATGCCCTTTACTAGAAGCTGGATAgatttgcccgatgaagtccatcgcCCACCCTCTGAacggccaaggcttgaccactggattCAAAGGTACTGAAAGCACGTGTTGGAGAGGTCCGTGCCGCTGACATTCTTCACAACCTCGGGCATAAgacttgcaatctttttccatatcgggccagaaataaccgtACCTTCTAAGCAACCATCTTACTTTGTCCATgcttgatgtgctccacatattccctcatgtacttcggccatcaCTCTCATGGATTCCTCTTGGCCTA
Above is a window of Malus sylvestris chromosome 15, drMalSylv7.2, whole genome shotgun sequence DNA encoding:
- the LOC126603084 gene encoding uncharacterized protein LOC126603084, translated to MVIDSPEKWHERLGNTLWAYITSKKAETGTTPYALTFGQDAVLPMEINVSSVRIQNQFGLHSEEYIKAMCQGIEDLDVVRIEALNQIQEGKKAVARTYNKKVKIKSFKEGDLVWKTVLPLGAQLRGFGKWSPTWEGHFIVSQVLNKGGYYLADLEGNGQKHPINLVSRCLHEWNPIG